A stretch of DNA from Camelus ferus isolate YT-003-E chromosome 18, BCGSAC_Cfer_1.0, whole genome shotgun sequence:
GATAAATTATGGAGAAGTAACAAAGGAAAGGGATTTTGGGCTCCCAGGGGTGGTAACGTGTGGGTAGGTGACTAGGAAATATACAGTAAATATGGGTGGTTTAGTAGGGTCTGTTATGCAGGTTCATCCCACCTCATCCTGGTACTGGAGCAGACCTTTACAAAGGGAAATTTATGCCCTGATTTCAGGcagaaaagggaaggggagagagctCCTTCCGTGTCTCTGGTTTTCTCGAATGACTTCAGCTCAACATAATCCTTattgccaaagtggcatattttgtgGTGGTAAATTCCGATCTCTCTCAACATGGATAAAAAAAATCGAGAAGCTGCAATCCTTCCCCGCAGAAAATCTCATGAGGCTGAAAGGTAGGAACTGAATTAGATTTGTCTGCATTATAGGACtctcttgttttttaaagttcaattATTTAACTCCATCCTCTGGATTTGTGGTAATAGGTAATGTGAGTGTATCTCGGGGCTTTTGCCACTTCAGCTGTGtcaaaggaaaatcagaatggAGAGAGTATTGCTAAAAGAGCTCTCTGAAATGGAGCTGGGGGGCCTTTGAGGAAGTGGGACTTAGCAGGACTCAGCCTGGATGGAATCTGACTTTTTGACCACTTACTGTGTTAACACGGGCATCCAGAACATCTGCACAATGTTCCAGGAACTCAAGATATTTATTGGACCCTTACCCTAAATAACTCGTTACAGCCTATCCTTTAAGGGCAAATATCTCCCTTTTGTGTCAATCATAATTCTCGCCAGACAGCTTTAACAACCTTGTGGCTTTTGCCTTTATaaacccctgccccacctcctccctgaacaCTCATTCGGTATCACCTGAATCtctcctgaattgcaattcttaagACCTCTAATAAGGCTCTTTGTTCTCTGAAGCCTCGATATGGATTATTGTTCAACAGCTGCCATCTGCCAGTTAAAGATAAAGCCTTCATCTGATGCCATGATGCTGGGCACATCTCGCTGAAGGAAGACACTGTGAAATGACCGACAAGGGCTTTGCCTCTTCCTTGTTGGGGGCGTACCACCACCTCCCAGCCAGTGTGCGTGTCTGGGGGCACCCGGATGCCCCACCTCCCCGGCACACTGGGTAGGGCCAGGAGTCATCGTTTTAAACATATCGTGGTCCCCAGTGAAGAGTGATTGTGTTAgctttcctagggctgctgtaacaaattaccgcaAACTTCGTGGCTTAAAACAGGAATCTGTTTTCTCACAGTTTCAGAGGCTAGAGGCCTGAAATCAGGATGttagcagggctgtgctccctccaaagtctccaggggagaatccttctcacctcttccagcttctggaggctccgggcgttccttggcttgtggctacattcctcccgtctctgcctctgtcttcacactgGGACTGTGTTCACATTACGTTGAGTTTTAAAAGGATTTCCTTCTATCTCCATGGCCTCCTTTGACATGCCGTCTCCTGCTGACCCTCTTACCCCAGTAAATGAGCAGTTACCTGGGAAAAAAGGTATTTCCATTTTCTACTATTTACGAATAAGGCCTTGTTTTGTCCTAGGTATTCTATATTATCGTGTTAACTCCTTGCAATGACCCTGAATCTATCAGGGTTCTTGATCTCAGGCAGCAGAACCAgttaaataaggaaagaaagagaaagggagacacgAGTCAGCACTGTCTTTGTTTTACACATTGAgaaaaaggaggctcagagagatgccCACACCACAGTAAGCGCTGGAACTGGCTTTCAGACCCAAGGGCCTGTCTGTGAATTCCTTGTGCCATGAGGACAACGTACGAGACGTGCAGTTTCCAGGGCAGTTGGACAAGCTACTGTCCTGCTCAGCTCCCAGGGTCAGGCCTTGCTCGCCTCCTGGGTTGGGGGCCCCCACGGTCTTGGTGAGGGGACCACTGAAGCTGCAGACCTAGACTCATCCCAGTGTGGGGGAGCCAGCTGAGAAGCCTATGCAGACTGCTCCCTCTGGTTCTAGTGTCGAGTCTGAAGTCGCCAGCAGTCAGCTGGGTGCTGTCAGAAAGGACGGACGTGGACAAGAGGAGGTACAAACTGGAAGCGTGTCTGTGTGTCACTGCCTCTGGCCTCGAAGCCACAGGAATCACGGATGCGCCCTGTGCTTGGACAGGCTCCAGCAGAGGATGGAAGTAGCCACGGTGATGCACCGTATCCATCTTCAGAATGTAAAGCAGAGAACTGCTGTTTCACTTCTGCTCCGAATCTCATGCCATGTCTCGTGACCAATGTTAAACTTGAACCAGCCAGGGGAGGACATCCTGGGGACAGGTAGTTCCAGCGTAGGGACATGGACATGATCCAGAGCTAACAGACCCACGCTGAGTGTCAAGAGAAGCTGGCTACACCTCCCGTTGACCAAAAGTGCCAGAGGCTTGCTTTCTTGTTCACCTTGCAGCTTTGACACATGCTCTAGGATAAGCCAATCAGATGTGTCTGGGATTTCGATTCTGGATCCACAAGGCAGCAAGGCTGGTGGGAAGGTTTTCTTGTTCGCCCGTCGTCCCCACGAGGCAGCACCGCTGGTGGAGCCCGGGACCAGGGCGCTGTGTTTCAACAAGCGGATCTCCGTGACTTGGGCAAGCCGCCTAAGCTCCCTGGGCCTGTCTGCACGTCTTTAAAACGGGCAGAAAACATCTAAACATATCATCATGTGGTAGACTGTACATTGCATCAACTGTCTCAGGTTTGAGACCTCATGAGAATTTGTTGCAaagggtcttttttttcctttctgttttccaagCCCGAGTCGCTCAGCTCCCTGGTGATTCCATGAACTGCCCCATTGCCTTTTCTCAATATAGTCAATTTTAGCTCATCAGAGTTTGGTTCTGTTGCTTAAAGGAGGTATAAAGTTTTCCCACCAAAAGCATGTGAAATGTTTCCTGGGTGGAGGTGCAGGGTTTTGCTCGGTACTGTGTGACTGTGCCACGTCCTGGGTCTTGTCCCCAGACTGCTCTCTTCTGGTGTCCCTGATGGGTAACAGCTGAGGATCTTGCCCTGTCCCTCCAAAAGGCAAGGAACATTAATGCTTTCTGGAGCCACCAGCTCTAAGATGCTATCagcattcctcctcctcctattACCATGAAAAGTACTTTTGCTTAAGACCAGTGCACCCATCGACACTCCAGAAGATCTGCTGGTTGGGATGCAATTTGACTCCGGTAGTTCACACCCAAGTCTTACTTACAGTGTCAAGTCTCCGGGCTTTGCTTAATGAGTGAGCATCTCATCTATGCCAACCCAAGCGTGCAGCTGTCCCCAAACTGACGCCCTCCACTGCTCTGAGCCTGAAATGGGACCTCACAGAGGGCAGCTCATTTCGGCAAATTCAGTTCAGAATCTGGCTGTTTCAGTCATCATGTTTTAAAAGGTAAGGACACAGGAGActgaaaaataacagctttatttatgaCTGAAGATGTGAAGGCATTCACAAAATGCCAAGGAAAACCATTTGCTGTTCAACCTCACGGTCTCTGAGGCCCGACCTTTCACTGTGTACCAGGAAAGAGTGCCTCTTATGAACAGAAGCTCACactaatggttttcttttttctcagtgtcctAGAGCTGCTCATCCACAGTTGTCCCACTGGGTCCTGACTGACTTCCGTCGAGTGAGTTTCCTGGGCTCCTTGTCGAGCCACAGCTCACGTCAGCGCTCCCTCAGACGGAGGTAAGCAGGACGCGTCTGCGGGAGCCCCTGAGCATTATGCTCCTTCTCCAAGTAGTGAGGCAGCCAGGAAATGAGCAAAGGGTCGCACCACGGTGTCAGCAAAGTAAAGCCTTAAATCTAAGGCAGACAACTCCACTTTCCAACTGAAATAGTAGGctagattttttatttctgtattttttgtgtACCCAGCACACAatttttaactaattttattacatatgtaaGTAGACAAACCAATTCAGGGAAACCTCTAGACTACTTATTTCCCCAAATGACTGACATGGCCCAAAGCAAGAgggggggggatggggagggggcacagattAATAGCCCTCAGAATTTGAACAGAATGGGAAGACATCTATTTTCATAACTTCTTGGTGGATATGCACCCCGCGGATGATCTGGCTTCAGTAAAGAGCTGAATATTCCTGTACCTACACTGACCACAAGCAAGTCACTAAAAGCTGATTGTCAACAGAGGAAATGGTGGCTACCTGCATCTAGCGCTTCTGACATAAGCAGCAACTCCATACACAGTCAGTCACCAAACGTAGTGTACCTAACACAGCTTAGTGACACAGGTCCATGATAGTGTATGTCTTAGAACAGATCCACTGGAAGGACTTCCTGAATGCAAATCATGAAACTAGAGGCCACTTACAACATAGGGAAGAGGACTGTCCCTGTACAAAGGGTTCACAATCTGAACTGTCCCTTTAAGACATCAatagttttaaagaaacattgtaaacaaacaactcaaatatgaaacaaaacaaaacaaaatgtagtacAATATATAACTATTGAATACTCTTCCCTTAGGTAAGATTTTCAGAAAATCCAGGAATAGATTTTATATCACAAAAGGGTCCATATCGCCCAAAAATGTCTTTTGATCGGacagtaaaataatatttgttggaAGATAAAAACTGAGATAAAGTACAGGCCATTGGGAGTGGTAAAGCTTTAATTTCTCCAATTTTCTTCCAAATCAGCTTATTATTAGGGTTCTCATGGCACAGGAAGAGGTGGTAGCTATCCACGGGGGCACACTTGGGATTGATTTTGGCAATGTTCCAAGTCAAGGCAATGCCCCTGGGTCTCAGGACCCGTTTTACTTTGAGCTCGGGCTTCTGGGGAGGAAGTGTGTCTCGGATTTTGTCTACCAGTTCAGGTAACAGCGGTGGTGATTCTGGGAGAGGTGGCAGGTGTTCAAAGGAGTCAAGAACctaaaacacatttataaaacaatttagCAAGCTGAATTGGTGGGTTCTGTTTTCAAGTGGTCAACCGCAGTTCTACAATATACATTTCCCATTCCTCAATCCATTTATCAAAATTCTAAGAACAAAAGGATGCTTCCAGGCTGGATGTAGTCTTTTTTAAGCATAAGCGTCTCCTGAAGGTAAGATCTCTACACTCTGGAATATCACTAATCCAGAATGGGTTAGGTCCCAGACATTCTGGAGAAACATTCCATCTCAATttcaaactgtgttcccaaacatTGTGCTAATTTACATGAGAAGTGTGAGGGTGCGAGAGTACCCATTTCTGTCCACTGTCATCAGCAATGACTATTActcttaaaaatctttctgaatttgttggattaaaaatgtatttgttttaactTCTGTAGTTCTGGaaaatttattaaagtattttaatcgAGTAAGTAAGTAGACTCACAATAACGTATTTAAAAAAGTGTATCAAAGCACTTTCTAAGCTGAAATGTGACTCAAATGTTTCTTCATGAGTAAAATGGGTACTTGCACTCAATTTGGAATGCACATCCCTTACAGAGCATTTAATATTAGTACCTGGGCTGCACTTTGCACCACTGGGGTTGTCTCTTTTGAGACTGAAACAGCTTTTGTAGGCGACTCAACGGTAGATGTGGGACTTTCTGTGAACAACACAaggtttaaaagtaaaatttatctGCAATAATCAATCCCATAGCCTTTAAGCAAGCAGCAGTTTATGTCTTAGGTAGTAATTACACATgcactaaaattataaaactgtgattatttcaaaagataaactTTTGATAAAAGCTCAAGACCCAAAGGTATAAAACATATAGAGAATCTTCCTCTAATGTGACAAAAAGTCCCCATTTAAGGTAAAACACTTAAGTCATGATGCAACTGGGAACTAAAATTACCCATGGGAGAGGGATTCCCACAGTACTGTTAGAGGCAGAATTCTGCTATTAGGTCAATGAGGATGTTTGCAAACACAGAGCCATTTACAATCCTGTATGAATGTGTGATACACACAAGACCTGGGAATTCAAACTAAAAATCACGCAGGCTGGGGCTGAAGGTATCTCAACTGCTGAGATCCACGGTAGCTAGCGGGAATTAGCTACAAACTGTGGACTGctgaaagggagaggagagggaggagagatagaagagagactgaaagaaagagagatggttagaagaagaaagaaaaggaggaaaatagagaaaatgtgggtgtgagagagagaaagcaggtgtAGTAGGTGCAAGGATGGTTTGAGAAGAACCAGAGGGAGTATTATGGGGATGGTAAGAAATGGGGCTCCATGCTGGAAAGTGGTAGGGCTGGGTAGCTAAAAATTTCAGAAGTCTGAATGCAGCTAATAAGCAGTAAAAACCATTTTAGATCCATTGTATGTACAGTGATACAGCTGTTTAATATACTTTATGAATCTCCCCAAATcaaatttacttgtatttttcttttaactgacaAGGATAATTAAGATTGCACTGTTTTTCAAAGTTAACTTATTAGTCACTTTGCTTACTGATGTTTAAAAACCTTTTTAGAAGAGGTAAtgattttatggttttaatttaaagAGAATCTGTAATGCCTTTTTAACTAGTTTAATTAATTAGAACTAGATTTGTGAAATCATAATCTGCAGGTTCATCAGTGTAGAAGAGCTGATACAAATAACCCCCTTCAAATTTTCAAGTGAACAgtttcatacaaaaaaaaattctactataACTTCCCATAACTAACATCCTTTCTTTCAAGGTAAGTAAGTCAGGCTAAGACAGAAACTCAACTTTATGATGACAAGATGAGACAAAACAGGACTTTTGTCCCAAACCAGTTAATGTCTACATCCTTTGTGTCATCAATGTCAATGTCTTGTAGATACTCTGCAGCTTTTATCCTTACCTGTATAAAAATGAGTAATGGTTACTTTAGCAATTTGTATTCTCAAAGCAACAGTAGCTAGTAccccattatttattttaaggttCCTCCTCATTAAACTGCTATGTGAGAATTTAGACTTGTGGCCTCAAGTTTCAACTTAACCCTTTGGTGTTTGACCTTCCAGGACCTTTGCtgcatatgtatgcatatgtaaacaaacattcactcatgaaaatatttttatcatagaCATGCTTTTTAAAGCCtgcattttaaaagtaactattcagatataatttacatacaataaagtgcattcatttaaaatgtgcaattctttgagttttgacaaaggtacaaCTGTGTAATCATCACCAAAATCAAGACAGTTTTTATTACCCCAAATAGGGTCCCTTCCTGTAATTgggaagaataaatctgactccataaTGGATCTGTTTACTTCAACCACTGTATTctactgcttttgctacaagAATGTTGccttatattctaaaataaacagggcagcccattctcaaggcccTGATgtttaaaggtataacacttttccattcttatAGAGATAAAAGGCtgcagaacagagagtaacatttatcttgttggaggtttataggaacttGTGACTGGACAtggacctacgtggacagctacAAGACCAAAGGATTCTGGCACCAGGAAGTCTGCAGCAACCAACCACACGCCCTGCCATTTTAGTATAAAcaaagcctgaattctaactcggagaagatggttctttgggacactggtCCACCATCTTGGTCTGCTAGATTTCTGAATAAAGCACTATTCCTTACCCTAACAACTCATCTCGATCTATTGGCTCATTGTGTGGCCAGCAGTAAGAGCTTGGACTCGAAACATTCTCAGTCAATCCCCCTCTCACCGCTGGCCCATGAAACCACAGGTCTGTTGCCACTGAAGATCAGACTGGTCTTTTGTAGAATCTGACATAAATCAAGTCACCTAGTATGCAGAATTCTTTTGCCCAGCATTTTGTTtctgagattcacccatgttgtatacaataatattttgttcatttttattattgagtagtACTTCACTGTACAGATAGATACGCCACAAcctatttatccatttttctgttgatggacaattgggctgtttctagtttgggtctattatgaataaagttaccatgaacatttgtgtagatgcaggctttcatttctcttgggtaaatacctaagagtggaataaCAGTGTCATTTGGTAAGAGTACAGTTAAtgttttgagaaactgccaaaccatttccaaagtggtttcaccattttacactcctaccagcaaAACAGGAGAATTCtaggtctctccacatcctcaccaacactttgcctatttttagttgttttcattttagtggATGTGTTGTATCTCATTATGGTCTTAACTCCTCTAAGGAATAACACTGTTGAGGATGTCTTCTTGTGTTTAACTGCCATCCCCACATCTTCTCTACTGAAGTGTCATCtacttgctttgggtttaatttgttatttttaatcctaGCATTTTAAGGCAGAAGCTTAAATTGTTCATTCTAGACTTTCCACttctaatataaacatttaatgctAGTAATTTCCTTCTGAGTCCTACTTTAGCTGCATCCCTCAGATTTTGATatgcttgttttcattttcatttagttcaaaatatttttaaaacatttaatattttaaacataaacagaCATAAATATGGTTATATTGCCATAGACAAGGCTAAAGATGATATAATtctgaaataaggaaataaatggaCTAGATCTGTTAGCTTTTCAGGGGACAAGAACTGATGGACTTGAAAACTGACCAGACAGTGGCATGAGGAATATTGATGAGTCAAAAGGGACTCTTCCTCTTCTGACCTGGGAAACTGTGTGAGCTGGTGATACCATTCATGAAGCCTGGGAATATGGGAAACAATCCAAGACTGATCTAACTATATACCCTTATTCAGAACTGAATATTTTACAAGATAGATTCACACTGACCATGAGTAAGCATCATGAATTAGCATGATCCTTCTTTCTAACTGCTTGATTTCAAACTGAAgccgcaccccacccccagttaCAGGTATGACTTATTAAGCACTGAAtggggggagagtacagctcagtggtagagtgcatgcttagcatgcacaaggtcctgggttcaatccccagtacctctgttaaaacaataaataagcctaatttaccaccccccaaaatatttttaaaaaacccataaaGTATGGAATgaatctgtgttctttttattttactgcatCTCAAATTCTGTATCATGtagtttaaagaaatatttagtaaTCTTAATGATTAAAGTTAATgttaaaattgttaattttaatcTATTAATGATTACTTCATCATGGACTTcaattcatttttcagatttataattCTAATCTTCATCATGAAATTGGAAACTAAAGTGTTTTTGATTCTATTATGAGGTGCCTGAAGATCCCAATGGTTTCAACCTTTGGATCCACAGTTGAGACAGGAGAAAGAACTGGACTATGTAGTTGCTACCataatctccatttttttaatattacagaaTTTACTGATGTTAGTAAGTGAATTCAAGTATTTCATCAAAAGAGCACAGCAAACACTCAAGCGCCAGTAGTAAGAGATGAGACCTTACATAACTGATCGTCAGCCCCAGAgactgtatttcatttctttttgtttaaatatgaGAAGGAGGGCACTGTTGTGACTCTCCCTCTACACACGTTATGCCCTAGACTCCTCTCACAGCCACTATTGTTATGGTTAAGGAAAAAGGTGTGTCTCACAGGCAGGAAAGAGATTTCTAATAGTCTCAAGCAACACACATCTTTCAGTGAAAGAAGAGATAAACTATTACACATCCAcatcatggaatactactcagcaataaaaaggaatacttATACAACGACTTGGATGACCCTTGGGAgaaatgctaagtaaaagaagccaatttcAGAAGGATGCA
This window harbors:
- the ATF7IP2 gene encoding activating transcription factor 7-interacting protein 2 isoform X7 codes for the protein MQHGCPHLTLMAKITKLQRRIKRVLLSQRNCLEPNVVSSNIACKVANSETMNLNKNPESVNSPQERKTSVNSEPSNSSEKASEKINLSQDHNEAVSESNSDDVILVSVESPDLTTPITSNPTDNGKVTSGNSNISPDAETEAVVIEKKLDSVIDLTKEGLSNRNKESPTSTVESPTKAVSVSKETTPVVQSAAQVLDSFEHLPPLPESPPLLPELVDKIRDTLPPQKPELKVKRVLRPRGIALTWNIAKINPKCAPVDSYHLFLCHENPNNKLIWKKIGEIKALPLPMACTLSQFLSSNKYYFTVRSKDIFGRYGPFCDIKSIPGFSENLT